TCATCGAGGATTTCCCTGTTGAGCACATCCGGTACAAATCCGGCGCCGATGCCCTGGATTTTATGCGATCCTGGTTTCCCGCCCGAAAGCACCGGCGAGGCCGAGGGCTCTACCGCTATGACCCGGAGCGAGGGCTTTTTTTTCTTGAGAACTTCGCCGATGCCGGTAACCGTGCCGCCGGTTCCCACACCCGCAACAAACACATCCACACCGCCATCCGTATCCTTCCAGATTTCCTCGGCTGTGGTGATGCGGTGAATTTCGGGGTTCGCGGGATTGCCGAACTGGTTGAGCATAAGGGCATTTTTTGTGGTTCCGACTATCTCCTCCGCCTTGCCGATCGCGCCTTTCATACCCTCGGCCGCAGGAGTGAGCACGAGCTCAGCGCCTAAAAACGCCAGAAGCTTCCGCCGTTCGAGACTCATGCTCTCGGGCATGGTCAGTATCAGCCGATACCCCCGTGAAGCGCAGACAAACGCGAG
The bacterium DNA segment above includes these coding regions:
- the cysK gene encoding cysteine synthase A, which encodes MMIYKDITQTIGNTPLVMLNRMAVPDARVAVKLESFNPLSSVKDRIGLNMIVAAEQAGKIGPGSVLVEPTSGNTGIALAFVCASRGYRLILTMPESMSLERRKLLAFLGAELVLTPAAEGMKGAIGKAEEIVGTTKNALMLNQFGNPANPEIHRITTAEEIWKDTDGGVDVFVAGVGTGGTVTGIGEVLKKKKPSLRVIAVEPSASPVLSGGKPGSHKIQGIGAGFVPDVLNREILDEIVMVTNEDAMETSRRLAREEGILVGISAGANVWAALRVAERPENHGKLIITIGCDTGERYLSTELFAQVSA